DNA sequence from the Betaproteobacteria bacterium genome:
CCTCGCGCTGCGCGTCCTGTGTGGACTGCGGATCGGGCGGGAGCGGCGGCGGATTCTTAAGCGACTGCTCCAGCCGCTCGATGGCGGCCGGGATGTCCGCCGCGAGAATGGCGCTCGGCACGGTGCCGCTGTGCCCCATCATCTTGAGCAGATGCACCGCGACATTGCGGAACATCGTGAGCCGGCCCGCCTTGCTTTCGAATCGAATGAGCATGATCGCTATCCTAATGAGTTGCGCTGCGCTTGACCACCGCGCGAGTCGGTGGATCCGCGCTGCCACCACGAGAAGTCATGCTGCGGGTGAGACTCTCCGCTTCACCCGTAGCCGCGTTTCGTCTTGCCGCGAAACACCCAGTAGACGCAGATCGTGTAGATCGCAATCACCGGCAGGATGACGATCGCGCCGCGAAACAGGAAGTCGAGCGACGCGTCCGGGGCGGCAGCGCTGGCGACCGTGATGGTATACGGAATCATGTACGGCCAGAACATGACGCCGAGGGTGAGATAGGCGCTGAGGAAGAAAAGCGCCGCCATGGCGAACGGCACGCCGTCGCGCCGGCGCCAGG
Encoded proteins:
- a CDS encoding DUF1840 domain-containing protein — translated: MLIRFESKAGRLTMFRNVAVHLLKMMGHSGTVPSAILAADIPAAIERLEQSLKNPPPLPPDPQSTQDAQREAGDEKEPRVSLPQRAYPLLQLLRNAAAQKVDVMWEQEGAAPLKF
- a CDS encoding cytochrome d ubiquinol oxidase subunit II, translating into WRRRDGVPFAMAALFFLSAYLTLGVMFWPYMIPYTITVASAAAPDASLDFLFRGAIVILPVIAIYTICVYWVFRGKTKRGYG